In Fusarium oxysporum f. sp. lycopersici 4287 chromosome 4, whole genome shotgun sequence, a genomic segment contains:
- a CDS encoding hypothetical protein (At least one base has a quality score < 10): MSGALEGIYQPGVVDPGYPSLNSTTPFWHSQPHPRANHQSEWPSDIVDVVIIGAGLTGMGLVRTLLKKQPDIRIVLVDARSLCSGATGRNGGHCKTMTFAMWEERKHSFGIEEAVRISTFEHAHLESMADAIHEDGIDCDLVLTQGIEAYYDQKDFEKAVAGLNDMRAHAPHLAEKHTVYSDQSYLQDVLKLSSRAVGAIAIPAASMWPYKWITGVLGPLIDQDKINVQTHTPVTCIIDQTEDAYATVKTARGDIRARRVVHATNAWLGRLLPELRPFISPVRGNVLSYAPTANGKSPLGLGSDYSIWLRYGVKDYDYLIQRKDGRAVVGRANTGRKAVGDDSETDLSPMSHLRGFAHEALATPDADAATKVSHAWAGILAFSQDGIPFAGRLPFPGRSHQWVCGGYHATGMIKAFLTSQMVAGLILGETPDKEFPRSFFATDDRIRQLRISLETGEPVEIKARL; this comes from the coding sequence ATGTCTGGAGCTTTGGAAGGCATCTATCAACCGGGCGTTGTTGACCCTGGCTATCCATCGCTAAATAGCACTACCCCTTTCTGGCATTCTCAGCCACACCCACGCGCCAACCATCAGTCAGAATGGCCATCGGATATCGTCGACGTGGTTATTATTGGTGCTGGCCTCACAGGCATGGGCTTGGTCCGCACCTTGCTGAAGAAGCAACCAGACATTCGCATTGTCCTCGTCGATGCTAGGTCTCTCTGCTCCGGCGCCACAGGTCGCAACGGCGGTCACTGCAAGACCATGACATTTGCCATGTGGGAAGAGCGGAAGCACTCTTTTGGCATTGAGGAGGCAGTGCGTATTTCCACCTTTGAACATGCACATCTGGAATCCATGGCTGATGCCATCCACGAAGATGGCATCGACTGCGATCTAGTCCTCACGCAGGGCATCGAGGCCTACTATGACCAGAAGGACTTTGAGAAAGCGGTTGCTGGCCTAAATGATATGCGCGCCCACGCACCTCACCTGGCTGAAAAACACACAGTCTACTCAGACCAGTCGTATCTTCAGGATGTCCTGAAACTATCCTCTCGTGCTGTAGGCGCCATCGCCATTCCCGCAGCTTCAATGTGGCCATACAAGTGGATCACGGGGGTTCTTGGCCCCCTCATCGACCAGGACAAGATCAATGTGCAGACACATACGCCTGTTACATGCATCATTGACCAAACAGAGGATGCATACGCGACAGTCAAGACCGCACGAGGTGATATCCGAGCCAGGCGCGTCGTGCACGCAACAAACGCCTGGCTTGGTCGATTGCTGCCCGAGCTCCGGCCCTTCATTTCCCCCGTTCGAGGCAATGTGTTATCGTACGCACCGACCGCGAACGGGAAATCGCCCTTGGGTCTTGGAAGCGATTATTCAATTTGGCTGCGATATGGCGTTAAGGATTACGACTACCTTATCCAGCGCAAGGATGGTCGTGCTGTCGTCGGACGGGCCAACACGGGTCGCAAAGCAGTGGGAGACGACAGCGAGACGGATCTGAGCCCAATGTCGCATCTACGAGGCTTTGCTCACGAAGCGCTGGCCACCCCAGATGCAGATGCCGCGACCAAGGTCTCCCATGCCTGGGCTGgcatcttggccttctctCAAGATGGAATACCCTTTGCCGGTCGGTTGCCTTTCCCGGGTCGCAGTCATCAGTGGGTTTGTGGGGGATACCACGCTACGGGTATGATCAAGGCTTTCCTCACGTCGCAGATGGTTGCTGGGCTCATCCTCGGGGAGACGCCAGACAAGGAGTTCCCCAGGTCCTTCTTTGCTACCGATGATAGGATTAGACAGCTGAGAATCTCCTTGGAGACAGGAGAACCAGTGGAGATTAAGGCGCGACTCTAG
- a CDS encoding murein transglycosylase: MKFFTAFSALLAVASATPTTPSKTLDKRATTWCDAFGSLQTEGYTVYHNNWGSGQATSGSQCTTFNSVKNKSFSWSTKWSWAGGNIHVKSYSNVALENINKKVSAIKSIPTKWTWRYTGTNMVSDVSYDLWLAPSVGAANKYEIMIWVGSYGGAGPISDSGSTPLATLTINGAQWKLFRGPNGDTTVYSFVATKNQGNFEGDLLPFLTYLTKSQGVPSSYVATSFQAGTEPFVGSNCVFATSAYSLSVN, translated from the exons ATGAAGTTCTTCACTGCTTTCTCTGCCCTTTTGGCTGTCGCTTCAGCTACGCCTACTACTCCTTCCAAGACCCTTGATAAACGAGCTACCACCTGGTGTGATGCTTTCGGGTCCCTTCAAACCGAAGGATACACCGTTTACCACAACAACTGGGGTAGCGGCCAGGCTACTTCCGGTTCTCAGTGCACTACCTTCAACTCTGTCAAGAACAAGTCCTTCTCATGGTCTACTAAGTGGAGCTGGGCCGGTGGAAACATCCACGTCAAGAGCTACTCCAACGTCGCTCtcgagaacatcaacaagaaggtcTCAGCCATCAAGTCCATCCCCACAAAGTGGACATGGCGCTACACCGGAACCAACATGGTTTCCGATGTATCCTACGATCTGTGGCTTGCTCCCTCCGTCGGTGCTGCTAACAAGTACGAGATTATGATCTGGGTTGGAAGCTATGGTGGTGCTGGCCCTATCTCCGACTCTGGATCTACTCCCCTTGCGACGCTCACCATCAACGGCGCTCAGTGGAAGCTCTTCCGTGGACCTAATGGCGATACTACTGTTTACTCTTTCGTTGCTACCAAGAACCAGGGCAACTTCGAGGGcgatcttcttcctttccttACGTACCTTACCAAGAGCCAGGGTGTTCCTAGCAGCTATGTTGCCACTAGCTTCCAGGCCGGTACTGAGCCTTTCGTCG GTTCCAACTGTGTCTTCGCTACCTCTGCCTACAGCCTCTCTGTCAACTAA
- a CDS encoding hypothetical protein (At least one base has a quality score < 10), which yields MKKNARSSIYRPQELPEQNLGNSLAEQNPATTPQETSPFSPLQLVHIDQADPFQASDRALQVCYDLPILWGSSDGYDAFSSPDMESHPVNLVDTGNTFPPFGDGSFTPNGVLILPPPHPDHVPAWKRRLLLHFSENIAGEMIACDGPHNGWRRFVLPMADRDELVMDAVLAVSLFHGPQAPHDQPATDRPEQDHYARAIQGLQKRSQLGDCDRADQHSILLTILLLLTAVMVNGSSDFPILFNMLQSAIDAIGGDMGLGSGGIAEFLVRQIRKLKVYAAPLLSEDAGINIISSEAEVDKMFECLNHCVQNNPQHSKSLELVPGLVRQACEIYLNQVAFDSHTPVTPQVRARRVVESIRRVQRFIDTFEAFPENAPGKQVLIWACFVAASDCRLAEHKEFFSNFFLDNYARSKFKNLTMGLGTLRKIWARKPDERWTVLLPQPKIFVM from the exons atgaagaagaatgcaaGGTCCAGCATCTACAGACCCCAGGAATTACCTGAACAGAATCTCGGCAATAGTCTCGCTGAGCAGAATCCAGCCACCACTCCTCAAGAGACCTCGCCGTTTTCTCCACTGCAATTAGTGCATATTGACCAAGCAGACCCTTTTCAGGCTTCTGACAGAGCACTCCAGGTCTGCTATGACCTCCCGATATTGTGGGGTTCATCCGATGGATACGATGCGTTTTCCTCTCCCGACATGGAAAGTCACCCAGTCAACTTGGTCGATACTGGAAACACCTTTCCTCCCTTTGGCGATGGATCGTTTACGCCTAATGGTGTACTGATTCTTCCACCACCTCATCCAGACCACGTCCCAGCATGGAAGAGACGTCTCTTGCTCCACT TCTCGGAAAACATCGCCGGCGAAATGATTGCTTGTGACGGCCCTCACAATGGCTGGCGCCGTTTCGTGCTTCCCATGGCCGACCGTGACGAACTCGTCATGGACGCTGTCCTCGCAGTCTCACTCTTCCACGGGCCCCAAGCACCGCACGACCAACCTGCGACAGATCGACCTGAACAGGATCACTATGCTCGTGCCATTCAGGGCTTGCAAAAGCGCAGTCAGCTTGGCGATTGCGACAGGGCTGATCAACACTCGATTCTCTTGACAATACTGTTGCTTCTAACCGCCGTCATGGTTAACGGCTCTTCAGACTTTCCTATTCTCTTTAATATGCTGCAGTCTGCGATTGATGCCATTGGCGGGGATATGGGGCTTGGATCTGGAGGGATTGCCGAATTCTTGGTCCGCCAAATTCGCAA GCTCAAAGTATATGCGGCACCACTGCTGAGCGAAGACGCCGGCATCAACATCATTTCTTCCGAGGCCGAAGTTGACAAGATGTTTGAGTGTCTGAATCACTGCGTGCAAAACAACCCACAGCACTCCAAGTCTCTAGAACTGGTGCCGGGCCTCGTGCGCCAGGCCTGCGAGATATACCTGAACCAAGTTGCGTTCGACAGCCATACTCCAGTGACGCCGCAAGTAAGGGCGAGGCGCGTGGTTGAGTCCATTCGCCGCGTACAACGCTTCATCGACACGTTTGAGGCCTTCCCAGAGAACGCGCCAGGCAAGCAGGTTTTAATATGGGCATGCTTTGTTGCGGCTTCTGATTGTCGCCTTGCTGAGCACAAGGAGTTCTTTTCTAATTTCTTTTTGGATAACTATGCAAGAAGTAAATTCAAGAATCTCACCATGGGATTGGGTACCCTGCGCAAGATATGGGCACGGAAGCCTGATGAGCGATGGACTGTCCTGCTGCCGCAGCCCAAGATCTTTGTGATGTGA
- a CDS encoding hypothetical protein (At least one base has a quality score < 10), with protein sequence MSMKRVYYKYKEPFSCLLYQASPYSTIKHQQSAITKLPIIKKSYTKSISFANSQPLSILRSRQNQNAMSQNRGAVNPAARAPLEVRTLDTPTPGPGDILVKNELIAINPVEVSITKNDLFKSKYPCVIGTSFGGEVIAVGEGVSDFKVGDKVAVYASPTDGDKYAAYQAYALAKVDTTILVPEGVDLAVPVSMNGNLTTVVGMISATAGVPKPDIESEVVSTGKKILIYGGTSNLGSLAVQYVRRAGYSVVTTTSPKHKAFVEALGADKIIDHSQDRDTLVKAFIAEGPYDIVVDTISYPNTVSILADVLAAQGGGTVYATMPPFGPETLPQGVVRHFTSWPFVLYKGGNEHFIRWAFQEFFAKGIASGKLVPTQIERVSRGFEAVHDALPHLGYRLPLMDVELEK encoded by the coding sequence ATGTCGATGAAGCGTGTTTACTACAAGTATAAAGAACCATTCTCATGTCTTCTCTACCAGGCTTCCCCTTACAGCACTATCAAACATCAACAATCAGCAATTACCAAGTTACCTATCATTAAGAAATCATACACCAAGAGCATATCTTTTGCCAACTCACAACCCTTAAGCATTTTAAGATCCCGACAGAACCAGAACGCAATGTCTCAGAATCGTGGAGCCGTCAACCCTGCAGCCCGGGCACCCCTCGAGGTCAGGACCCTCGACACACCTACCCCAGGACCCGGTGATATCCTCGTCAAAAACGAGCTTATCGCCATCAACCCAGTCGAGGtcagcatcaccaagaacGATCTGTTCAAATCCAAGTACCCCTGTGTAATCGGCACGTCGTTCGGTGGTGAGGTCATCGCTGTTGGCGAGGGTGTCTCCGACTTCAAGGTTGGAGACAAAGTCGCCGTCTATGCCAGCCCAACCGATGGCGACAAGTATGCTGCCTACCAGGCCTATGCGTTGGCAAAGGTGGACACGACCATTCTCGTCCCAGAGGGCGTTGATCTGGCTGTCCCTGTGAGCATGAACGGGAACCTGACAACAGTCGTCGGCATGATCAGCGCCACAGCCGGAGTGCCCAAGCCAGACATCGAGAGCGAAGTAGTCTCtactggcaagaagatcctcatcTACGGAGGGACTTCTAACCTGGGTAGCTTGGCTGTACAGTATGTTCGCCGGGCAGGCTACAGCGTGGTCACCACCACCTCGCCCAAACACAAGGCCTTTGTTGAAGCTCTCGGCGCCGACAAGATCATCGATCACAGCCAGGATCGCGACACCCTTGTTAAGGCCTTCATTGCCGAGGGGCCATACGATATCGTCGTCGATACTATCTCCTATCCCAACACTGTCAGCATACTTGCCGATGTTCTAGCCGCCCAAGGCGGTGGTACAGTCTACGCTACCATGCCCCCCTTTGGCCCGGAGACACTGCCCCAAGGTGTGGTCCGTCATTTTACTTCATGGCCATTTGTGCTGTATAAGGGGGGCAATGAGCACTTCATCAGATGGGCTTTTCAAGAGTTCTTTGCCAAAGGCATTGCAAGTGGCAAGCTCGTGCCGACGCAGATTGAAAGGGTTAGTAGAGGGTTCGAGGCGGTTCATGATGCTCTTCCACACCTTGGGTATCGTCTCCCTCTCATGgatgttgagcttgagaagtaA
- a CDS encoding hypothetical protein (At least one base has a quality score < 10), producing MPKRPYRAKVKGCYECSQRRLNCDRGVPECLKCITKGLKCSGLGVRHRFSSGVASRGHCIGKTMEEAYPHMKKNARSSIYRPQELPEQNLGNSLAEQNPATTPQETSPFSPLQLVHIDQADPFQASDRALQVCYDLPILWGSSDGYDAFSSPDMESHPVNLVDTGNTFPPFGDGSFTPNGVLILPPPHPDHVPAWKRRLLLHFSENIAGEMIACDGPHNGWRRFVLPMADRDELVMDAVLAVSLFHGPQAPHDQPATDRPEQDHYARAIQGLQKRSQLGDCDRADQHSILLTILLLLTAVMVNGSSDFPILFNMLQSAIDAIGGDMGLGSGGIAEFLVRQIRKLKVYAAPLLSEDAGINIISSEAEVDKMFECLNHCVQNNPQHSKSLELVPGLVRQACEIYLNQVAFDSHTPVTPQVRARRVVESIRRVQRFIDTFEAFPENAPGKQVLIWACFVAASDCRLAEHKEFFSNFFLDNYARSKFKNLTMGLGTLRKIWARKPDERWTVLLPQPKIFVM from the exons ATGCCCAAGAGACCATATCGCGCGAAAGTCAAAG GATGTTACGAGTGCTCTCAGCGTCGCCTCAACTGCGACAGGGGCGTTCCCGAATGCCTCAAGTGCATCACCAAGGGCCTCAAGTGCAGTGGCCTCGGTGTTCGGCATCGCTTCTCCAGCGGTGTCGCTTCTAGAGGTCATTGCATCGGCAAGACCATGGAAGAAGCGTATCCTCA catgaagaagaatgcaaGGTCCAGCATCTACAGACCCCAGGAATTACCTGAACAGAATCTCGGCAATAGTCTCGCTGAGCAGAATCCAGCCACCACTCCTCAAGAGACCTCGCCGTTTTCTCCACTGCAATTAGTGCATATTGACCAAGCAGACCCTTTTCAGGCTTCTGACAGAGCACTCCAGGTCTGCTATGACCTCCCGATATTGTGGGGTTCATCCGATGGATACGATGCGTTTTCCTCTCCCGACATGGAAAGTCACCCAGTCAACTTGGTCGATACTGGAAACACCTTTCCTCCCTTTGGCGATGGATCGTTTACGCCTAATGGTGTACTGATTCTTCCACCACCTCATCCAGACCACGTCCCAGCATGGAAGAGACGTCTCTTGCTCCACT TCTCGGAAAACATCGCCGGCGAAATGATTGCTTGTGACGGCCCTCACAATGGCTGGCGCCGTTTCGTGCTTCCCATGGCCGACCGTGACGAACTCGTCATGGACGCTGTCCTCGCAGTCTCACTCTTCCACGGGCCCCAAGCACCGCACGACCAACCTGCGACAGATCGACCTGAACAGGATCACTATGCTCGTGCCATTCAGGGCTTGCAAAAGCGCAGTCAGCTTGGCGATTGCGACAGGGCTGATCAACACTCGATTCTCTTGACAATACTGTTGCTTCTAACCGCCGTCATGGTTAACGGCTCTTCAGACTTTCCTATTCTCTTTAATATGCTGCAGTCTGCGATTGATGCCATTGGCGGGGATATGGGGCTTGGATCTGGAGGGATTGCCGAATTCTTGGTCCGCCAAATTCGCAA GCTCAAAGTATATGCGGCACCACTGCTGAGCGAAGACGCCGGCATCAACATCATTTCTTCCGAGGCCGAAGTTGACAAGATGTTTGAGTGTCTGAATCACTGCGTGCAAAACAACCCACAGCACTCCAAGTCTCTAGAACTGGTGCCGGGCCTCGTGCGCCAGGCCTGCGAGATATACCTGAACCAAGTTGCGTTCGACAGCCATACTCCAGTGACGCCGCAAGTAAGGGCGAGGCGCGTGGTTGAGTCCATTCGCCGCGTACAACGCTTCATCGACACGTTTGAGGCCTTCCCAGAGAACGCGCCAGGCAAGCAGGTTTTAATATGGGCATGCTTTGTTGCGGCTTCTGATTGTCGCCTTGCTGAGCACAAGGAGTTCTTTTCTAATTTCTTTTTGGATAACTATGCAAGAAGTAAATTCAAGAATCTCACCATGGGATTGGGTACCCTGCGCAAGATATGGGCACGGAAGCCTGATGAGCGATGGACTGTCCTGCTGCCGCAGCCCAAGATCTTTGTGATGTGA